In Acidobacteriota bacterium, a single window of DNA contains:
- the avd gene encoding diversity-generating retroelement protein Avd: MKKAPTELPIIQKTYDLIRWYVPHLNRLPRDHKFMLGNRLIEGLYELLDGLIVARYSTEKLARLESLNSLLDVIRYQTRLLKDFELLDLRRYEFVSRLIDDIGRSLGGWIGQQRSLQAQ; this comes from the coding sequence ATGAAAAAAGCGCCCACAGAACTTCCAATCATCCAAAAGACCTATGATCTGATTCGCTGGTATGTGCCGCATCTGAACCGGTTGCCGCGCGATCACAAATTCATGCTTGGCAACCGGCTGATCGAAGGGTTGTATGAATTGTTGGACGGTTTGATCGTCGCGCGCTACTCGACCGAAAAGCTTGCGCGGTTGGAATCGCTCAACAGTTTGCTCGATGTGATCCGCTACCAAACACGACTTTTGAAAGATTTCGAATTGCTCGACCTGCGGCGCTATGAATTCGTGTCGCGTTTGATTGATGACATCGGGCGAAGCCTCGGCGGTTGGATCGGGCAACAGCGTAGCCTGCAAGCGCAATGA
- a CDS encoding toll/interleukin-1 receptor domain-containing protein, protein MPEDFDTTQNQPIEVFFSYSHKDEALRDELSKHLAILKRQGVISEWHDRQIPPGTEWKEALDTRINQAHIILLLISSDFLASDYCYETEGKCAMERHERSEAIVLPIILRPCSWQGGLFEKLQVLPIGLRPVTTWPNQDEAFTNIVEGIRDAVKRLRQEPIQPTAPPKPRRLNLEQFGADLRRQEVQEIKVANPYLLGDKFVGREKELDDLTDWLRRKENGILCISNLGGTGKSALVWHWLNRKPTRDVLDESGIKQFWCSFYARNYDANQFLRDLAMELGGATIVEQSAERAQRELQRVVLDRLKTEKWLLVLDGLEREMGAFAAPEHYQVDSEEQDRRNEKKEILSQEKYIRSPVFADFLRELPLTQAKVLITTRIFPENLMFGDKPMPGVIDYGFSPMSLEDAAKVWNLCCDPDGSAFQREFFEHIDFHPQVISVVAAAVKEQSLRFSEWFGEFSEVERLACLDANATLTERRHRWLELATRDLIQNRRDDWLTICYIVRRSEASGVESLMDSLVDDASVEASRPGRFRSADKLIEVLNYLTQRRLVGTDFSRGLVDVHPVIRGQVMSYILKQYEQNAGSDEELVRHLESGEDSRELMVRFLNLPDLEARFRSLSSALESFSDTPSAQSAVLNILGKFFPQEPGKRPWLEALPALRLRKDQAWVLYRTGNELMTRGLWDESAIVFKRASIAYQLCGDLQSIEDCRHSHNWQSLYGGALWQSEQQQLDALETGDSKHTKYAPYWLALLLSIRQSEHAAELLRTLPAETNRWTLQTVAEAWFYLEDYPKAATLAQQAWDRREKERDSVGQLLWEAVTLGLALVRMGKTEEAESFLDFAIRRGTGWAYNLVPMFALAGLIELQYREAMKINTGSKRFVELSEVDFTYKRYCRADPNDSFQIPAAEAHLAMARVHLARQESSEAVRLAHRALKIARKDDPPFHYASVVKRAVEFLTGELNQPVHSIETPSLEALDHEDRLRKWMKNRGSEFTL, encoded by the coding sequence ATGCCGGAAGATTTTGACACCACTCAGAACCAGCCAATAGAAGTCTTTTTCTCCTACTCGCACAAAGATGAAGCCTTGCGCGATGAGTTAAGCAAGCATCTGGCCATCCTGAAACGGCAAGGTGTCATCAGCGAATGGCACGACCGTCAGATTCCGCCAGGTACGGAATGGAAAGAGGCGCTCGACACCCGCATCAACCAGGCGCACATCATCTTGCTGCTTATCAGTTCTGATTTTCTTGCTTCGGATTATTGTTACGAAACAGAAGGAAAGTGTGCGATGGAGCGTCACGAACGGAGTGAAGCCATTGTCCTGCCGATCATTTTGCGTCCTTGCAGTTGGCAAGGCGGGCTTTTCGAAAAGTTACAAGTATTGCCAATAGGCCTCAGGCCAGTAACTACATGGCCGAATCAGGACGAAGCATTTACCAATATTGTCGAAGGCATTCGTGACGCTGTAAAACGTTTGCGTCAGGAACCCATCCAGCCAACTGCGCCTCCGAAACCCCGCCGCCTCAACCTGGAACAATTCGGAGCAGATCTGCGCCGCCAGGAAGTGCAGGAAATCAAAGTCGCTAACCCTTACCTGCTGGGAGATAAATTTGTCGGACGTGAAAAAGAATTGGACGATCTGACAGATTGGCTGCGCAGAAAAGAGAATGGAATTCTATGCATCTCCAACCTGGGCGGGACAGGCAAGAGCGCGCTGGTCTGGCATTGGCTCAACAGAAAACCGACACGAGATGTTCTGGATGAAAGCGGAATCAAACAGTTTTGGTGTTCGTTTTATGCGCGCAATTACGATGCGAACCAATTTCTGCGCGACCTGGCGATGGAGCTCGGCGGCGCGACTATCGTTGAGCAAAGCGCCGAAAGAGCACAAAGAGAGCTTCAGCGAGTTGTGCTCGACCGTTTGAAAACTGAGAAATGGCTGTTGGTGTTGGACGGCCTGGAACGCGAGATGGGAGCATTTGCCGCCCCTGAACATTACCAGGTGGACAGCGAAGAGCAGGATCGGCGCAACGAAAAGAAAGAGATACTGTCGCAGGAAAAATACATCCGCAGCCCCGTCTTTGCAGACTTTCTGCGGGAGCTTCCGCTGACCCAGGCGAAGGTACTAATAACCACCCGCATCTTTCCCGAAAACCTGATGTTCGGCGACAAACCTATGCCCGGAGTGATTGATTACGGATTCAGTCCGATGTCGCTGGAAGACGCCGCCAAGGTTTGGAATCTTTGCTGCGATCCGGATGGATCGGCTTTCCAGCGGGAGTTTTTTGAGCACATAGACTTTCACCCACAGGTGATTTCCGTCGTTGCCGCGGCGGTGAAAGAACAATCTCTGCGGTTCAGCGAATGGTTTGGTGAATTTTCAGAAGTGGAGCGATTGGCATGTCTGGATGCCAATGCGACGCTGACAGAGCGCAGGCATCGTTGGCTGGAACTGGCTACGCGCGACCTGATTCAAAATCGCCGCGATGATTGGCTGACAATCTGTTACATCGTTCGCCGTTCCGAAGCCAGCGGGGTAGAGTCCTTGATGGACAGTCTTGTGGACGATGCTTCTGTTGAAGCAAGCAGGCCGGGACGATTTCGCTCTGCCGACAAACTGATCGAGGTGTTGAATTACCTGACCCAGCGGCGTCTGGTTGGAACCGATTTTTCGCGCGGGCTGGTGGATGTTCATCCAGTCATACGTGGCCAGGTGATGAGCTATATCTTGAAACAGTACGAACAAAATGCAGGCAGCGACGAAGAGTTGGTTCGGCACCTGGAATCGGGCGAAGATTCCCGCGAACTGATGGTGCGCTTTCTGAACCTGCCCGACCTGGAAGCGCGATTCCGATCTCTAAGTTCCGCGCTGGAAAGTTTCAGCGACACGCCATCAGCACAAAGCGCCGTGCTGAACATCCTGGGTAAGTTCTTTCCTCAGGAACCGGGCAAACGTCCGTGGTTGGAAGCCTTGCCTGCGTTACGTTTGCGAAAGGATCAAGCCTGGGTTTTGTATCGCACCGGCAACGAATTAATGACCAGAGGGTTGTGGGATGAATCCGCCATAGTCTTCAAACGCGCCAGCATCGCTTATCAATTATGCGGCGATCTGCAATCCATCGAAGATTGCCGGCATAGCCACAACTGGCAATCGCTTTACGGAGGCGCGCTCTGGCAATCAGAACAGCAACAATTGGACGCGCTGGAAACAGGCGATAGCAAACACACGAAATACGCTCCATACTGGCTGGCATTGTTGCTTTCAATCCGCCAGAGCGAACACGCCGCCGAATTGCTGCGAACGCTGCCTGCCGAAACAAATCGCTGGACATTGCAGACCGTGGCCGAAGCCTGGTTCTATCTGGAAGATTACCCAAAGGCTGCCACTCTGGCACAACAGGCCTGGGATCGTCGTGAAAAAGAAAGAGACTCTGTTGGCCAGTTGCTCTGGGAAGCCGTGACTTTGGGGTTGGCGTTGGTTCGGATGGGAAAAACCGAAGAGGCGGAATCGTTTCTGGATTTCGCGATCAGGCGGGGAACGGGGTGGGCTTACAACCTGGTGCCAATGTTCGCGCTGGCGGGTTTGATTGAGCTTCAGTACCGCGAAGCAATGAAGATCAACACCGGAAGCAAGCGATTCGTTGAGCTTTCAGAAGTCGACTTCACTTACAAACGTTATTGCAGGGCTGACCCGAACGACAGTTTCCAGATTCCGGCTGCTGAAGCCCATCTGGCAATGGCCAGAGTGCATCTGGCCAGGCAGGAAAGCAGCGAAGCAGTCAGATTAGCGCATCGGGCGCTGAAGATTGCACGCAAAGATGATCCTCCCTTCCATTACGCTTCAGTGGTCAAGCGGGCAGTGGAATTCCTGACCGGTGAATTGAACCAGCCCGTGCATTCAATCGAAACTCCCAGCTTGGAAGCTCTGGATCACGAAGATCGGTTGCGAAAATGGATGAAGAATAGGGGTTCAGAGTTCACGCTTTAG
- a CDS encoding SUMF1/EgtB/PvdO family nonheme iron enzyme, with product MRWQTGFRRSHVDGGNWDAPLRLRGGSWNNNGNNCRSANRNNNEPDDRNNNIGFRVVVVALTPDCQSRWKGVSPGA from the coding sequence TTGAGATGGCAAACAGGATTTCGCCGTTCTCATGTAGACGGCGGTAATTGGGATGCGCCACTCCGGCTGCGTGGCGGCTCGTGGAACAACAATGGTAACAACTGTCGCTCCGCCAACCGCAACAATAATGAGCCGGACGACCGCAACAACAATATCGGTTTTCGTGTTGTGGTAGTCGCGCTAACTCCCGATTGTCAGAGCCGGTGGAAGGGAGTTTCGCCGGGCGCATAG
- a CDS encoding RNA-directed DNA polymerase: MKRHGNLWEGVIAFDNLVAAARQAQRGKRYRDNILAFNYDLEAELLALQHELISQTYQPGEYRTFQIVEPKKRMISAAPYRDRVVHHALCNVIAPVFERTFTPDSYANRIGYGSHRALKTFVKYARSYAYVLQCDIRKYFPSIDHEILKTIIRRKIKCPQTLWLIETIINASNEQEPVHHFFPGDDLFTPDERRRGLPIGNLTSQFFANVYLNGFDHFVREELKVRCYVRYVDDFALFGNDRDFLCEARFFIEERLAKIRLRIHPVKSQLFETQRGANFVGFRVLPDRLRVRAENLCRARRRLRLLQARYYDGEIDLGKLTECIRSWIAHLEHGDTWRLREGVFAATAFVKKSFPFLA; this comes from the coding sequence ATGAAGCGACACGGGAATTTGTGGGAAGGCGTGATCGCTTTCGATAATCTGGTTGCGGCCGCCCGCCAGGCTCAACGCGGCAAGCGATACCGTGACAACATACTCGCCTTCAATTACGACCTCGAAGCCGAACTGCTGGCGCTACAGCACGAACTGATCTCGCAAACCTATCAGCCGGGCGAATACAGAACCTTCCAAATCGTTGAGCCGAAGAAGCGGATGATTTCCGCTGCGCCGTACCGCGACCGCGTTGTTCACCATGCGTTGTGCAATGTGATTGCGCCGGTCTTCGAGCGGACGTTCACGCCGGACAGTTATGCCAATCGAATTGGATATGGGTCGCATCGCGCGTTGAAGACTTTCGTCAAATACGCACGGTCGTACGCTTATGTGCTGCAATGCGACATCCGCAAATACTTCCCAAGCATTGATCACGAAATTCTGAAGACGATCATCCGCCGCAAAATTAAATGCCCGCAAACACTCTGGCTGATTGAGACGATCATAAATGCGAGCAACGAGCAGGAGCCGGTCCATCATTTCTTTCCAGGCGACGATCTTTTTACGCCTGACGAGCGCCGTCGTGGTCTGCCCATTGGGAATTTGACCAGCCAGTTTTTCGCCAACGTTTACCTGAACGGCTTCGATCATTTCGTGCGGGAAGAGTTGAAGGTGAGATGTTACGTCCGTTACGTTGACGATTTCGCGCTTTTCGGAAATGACCGGGATTTTTTATGCGAAGCCCGCTTCTTCATCGAAGAGCGTCTGGCCAAGATACGGTTACGCATCCATCCCGTGAAGAGCCAGTTGTTCGAAACACAGCGCGGAGCGAACTTTGTTGGCTTCCGTGTTTTGCCCGACAGATTGCGTGTCCGGGCTGAAAACCTGTGCCGGGCGAGAAGGAGGTTGCGACTATTGCAGGCGCGCTATTACGACGGTGAGATTGATCTCGGTAAGTTGACCGAATGCATTCGCAGTTGGATTGCACATCTTGAGCACGGTGATACCTGGCGATTGCGGGAAGGCGTTTTTGCGGCAACCGCATTTGTAAAAAAATCATTTCCTTTCCTCGCTTAG
- a CDS encoding formylglycine-generating enzyme family protein, with translation MTRVRGWTDEQIRSLLENVKVRLDWKHTSAEVRQWWEFFEGENPHRLALVLRLAEELATRYVTLTQFYRSFGLAQTGDIQANLFYLDYLRLTTNTYTYETVVLDETGKVIERRFDEARHFFEELAPGIPLEMVEIPGGTFLMGAPDGEEGRSNDEGPQHEVTIWAFSIGKSTITQEQWNVVAGWEKVERDLKPDPSHFKGDNRPVETVSWFDATEFCARLTKKTGRQYRLPSESEWEYACRAETTTPFAFGETITPEFVNYNGDYPYAKAEKGEYRKETIDVGSLGVANGFGLFDMHGNVWEWCEDVWHGNYDGAPTDGSAWLSGGDSSRRVLRGGSWDANGVNCRSAGRLDLGPDDRGTYFGFRVVVVARTP, from the coding sequence ATGACCAGAGTGCGCGGCTGGACTGATGAGCAAATCCGCAGCCTTCTGGAAAACGTGAAAGTGCGACTGGATTGGAAACACACCTCGGCTGAAGTTCGCCAATGGTGGGAGTTTTTTGAAGGCGAAAACCCGCACAGGCTGGCGCTGGTATTACGACTGGCTGAAGAACTTGCCACACGCTATGTCACACTCACCCAATTTTACCGCTCCTTCGGCCTTGCCCAGACGGGCGATATTCAGGCCAATCTGTTTTACCTGGATTACCTGCGCCTGACGACAAACACGTACACTTACGAAACCGTCGTTCTGGATGAAACCGGCAAAGTCATAGAGCGTCGCTTTGATGAAGCTCGCCACTTTTTTGAAGAACTCGCTCCCGGCATCCCGCTGGAAATGGTCGAGATTCCCGGCGGTACATTCTTGATGGGAGCGCCTGATGGTGAAGAAGGGAGATCAAATGATGAAGGCCCGCAACATGAAGTGACCATCTGGGCTTTCAGCATTGGCAAATCCACCATTACTCAGGAGCAGTGGAATGTTGTTGCAGGATGGGAGAAAGTCGAGCGCGACCTGAAGCCTGATCCTTCGCATTTCAAGGGTGATAATCGTCCGGTCGAAACCGTCTCGTGGTTCGATGCTACAGAATTTTGCGCCCGACTTACCAAAAAGACCGGTCGTCAGTATCGTCTGCCATCCGAATCCGAATGGGAATATGCCTGCCGAGCTGAAACGACTACTCCATTCGCTTTTGGCGAGACGATCACGCCCGAGTTTGTGAATTACAATGGCGATTACCCTTACGCCAAAGCGGAGAAGGGGGAGTATCGCAAGGAAACGATTGACGTCGGCAGTCTCGGCGTGGCAAACGGATTTGGGTTGTTTGATATGCACGGCAATGTTTGGGAATGGTGCGAAGATGTGTGGCACGGTAACTACGACGGAGCGCCAACCGATGGCTCAGCCTGGTTGAGTGGTGGCGACTCAAGTCGTCGCGTGCTGCGTGGCGGCTCGTGGGACGCCAATGGTGTCAACTGTCGCTCCGCCGGCCGCCTCGATCTTGGGCCGGACGACCGCGGCACCTATTTCGGTTTTCGTGTTGTGGTAGTCGCGCGAACTCCTTAG